Proteins found in one Triticum urartu cultivar G1812 chromosome 4, Tu2.1, whole genome shotgun sequence genomic segment:
- the LOC125551813 gene encoding uncharacterized protein LOC125551813 isoform X2: MPGRSPAPTGRRRRRSRGWSTPSKASRRPQSPPPSSAPPLAQQPPLPPGTEVEVRVDDDGFHGSWFEAKVDSFLPARGRGSRARYTVTYSHLLSDDSGGTLVEPFAPSHIRPRPPPPSNPEPLCLHDIVEAFHNDGWWSGILLAIDPLTAAFPITREVITFQDPHHVRPRRDYVDGQWLPSKVAISVQPKRAVRVYAVGDKVEVVRDRDLYGYSWFPATVAKVIDRLSYLVEYSDLEEEVGGGKAMEYLHCLFIRPDVEHSPRESEFRLGPGAAVEVYCDGAWSPGVVQRAVGEGEYEVSIDGKEGELLLKKVPELLKPQYKWNGKHWRIVSPKRQGNRRQSVSGKRPSSAVEVASNDDENSHHTQSPATKRSRIELPRKKLEELTEGSEHVLESEMDTSLSALRKSLASNFSPKTCSPRSRKNNFQAISRRIVDSCTAPMKGLGVHHASSENPTPQNESRADGIVEVVVQEAPLDMMLSNGQLNSPVCGRIADEAHDMLLIAGLRKQKMDSSCINNAVQKPQESQESPLDVQPLQVKKFSAKHKGGEKGGETHPIQALEGNSDTFNNIQLKGNSNSSCKEIICALTASTCNAPSPLDKQTRAPDAVSRGADSSSNTKVFASKKSEKKGFKGLSSPHSSGHGTRTVQKRSAKKVAGRQKECFMERQVDSRGPHTQQQLNREEKVNVNDGTNQELFPLIPPGFKSICNGQGLLPPGFKSICDGQGLLDGEKVDERPNQLHIQDAGSSQCTMENTALRSCSAVGTSLHPPFLSCQISGERFPFIKTSSIWHQIEPMEVFRKVPQEPHFLPLQQFMPELREGMAIGLMVTYASLVESVKRSCIEDNIELFERKINALAHLEENGFDVKLLQHSLMKLLEAKWEHTKHLGHLDELKELVPRKESAMSHKHALLVEKEGAIFQLEQKLECLRGEAEQIAKETKDEDAELLRLKEGVNIAQEACVNVEVRFHDILADMRSRLQLSE; the protein is encoded by the exons ATGCCCGGCCGCTCGCCGGCGCCCAccggccgccgccggcgccgcaGCCGAGGCTGGAGCACTCCGTCTAAGGCCTCCCGTCGCCCACAGTCCCCTCCCCCTTCCTCCGCGCCGCCCCTTGCCCAGCAGCCGCCCCTGCCCCCTGGCACCGAGGTCGAGGTCCGCGTCGACGACGACGGCTTCCACGGCTCCTGGTTCGAGGCCAAAGTCGACAGCTTCCTCCCTGCGCGCGGCCGCGGCTCCCGGGCCCGCTACACCGTCACCTACTCCCATCTCCTCTCCGACGACTCCGGCGGTACCCTCGTCGAACCCTTCGCTCCCTCCCACATCCGCCCtcgcccccctcctccctccaACCCGGAGCCTCTCTGCCTCCACGACATCGTCGAGGCCTTCCACAACGACGGATGGTGGTCCGGAATCCTTCTCGCCATTGACCCCCTCACCGCCGCCTTCCCCATCACCCGCGAGGTCATAACCTTCCAGGATCCCCACCACGTCCGCCCTCGCCGCGACTACGTCGACGGCCAGTGGCTCCCGTCCAAGGTCGCCATTTCTGTCCAGCCCAAGCGGGCGGTTAGGGTTTACGCCGTTGGGGACAAGGTGGAGGTGGTGAGGGACCGGGACTTGTATGGCTACTCGTGGTTCCCCGCCACCGTGGCCAAGGTCATTGATAGGCTGAGTTACCTCGTGGAGTACTCCGATCTGGAGGAAGAGGTGGGTGGGGGGAAGGCCATGGAGTACCTGCATTGCCTCTTCATCAGACCAGACGTGGAGCACTCTCCGCGGGAGAGCGAGTTCCGCCTCGGTCCTGGTGCCGCAGTGGAGGTGTACTGTGACGGCGCTTGGTCACCAGGGGTGGTGCAAAGGGCTGTTGGCGAGGGTGAGTACGAGGTTAGCATTGACGGAAAGGAGGGAGAGCTGTTGCTGAAGAAGGTGCCAGAGTTGCTCAAGCCTCAATACAAGTGGAATGGCAAGCATTGGAGGATTGTAAGTCCTAAG AGACAAGGTAATAGGCGGCAGTCTGTATCTGGAAAACGTCCAAGCTCAGCTGTTGAGGTGGCATCCAATGATGATGAAAATAGCCATCATACACAATCTCCAGCCACAAAAAGGTCAAGGATAGAACTGCCACGAAAAAAACTTGAAGAGTTAACTGAAGGTTCTGAACATGTGTTGGAGTCTGAGATGGACACTAGTTTATCTGCACTACGCAAGTCACTAGCAAGCAATTTTTCTCCAAAAACCTGTTCTCCGCGATCTAGAAAAAATAACTTTCAAGCGATTTCACGAAGGATAGTGGATTCTTGTACAGCGCCGATGAAGGGGCTCGGGGTTCATCATGCTTCCTCAGAAAATCCAACACCTCAGAACGAATCAAGAGCAGATGGTATTGTGGAAGTTGTTGTTCAAGAAGCCCCGCTTGACATGATGCTTTCAAATGGTCAGCTTAATTCACCTGTCTGTGGAAGAATTGCTGATGAAGCCCATGATATGCTTTTGATTGCAGGATTAAGAAAACAGAAAATGGATTCCTCTTGCATAAATAATGCTGTCCAGAAACCACAGGAAAGCCAGGAAAGCCCGCTTGATGTCCAGCCACTCCAGGTAAAGAAATTTAGTGCCAAGCATAAAGGTGGGGAAAAAGGCGGGGAAACTCACCCTATTCAAGCACTTGAGGGAAACAGTGACACATTTAATAAC ATTCAGTTGAAAGGTAACAGCAATAGCTCTTGTAAGGAAATTATTTGTGCTTTGACTGCTTCGACGTGCAATGCCCCTTCACCGCTGGATAAGCAGACGAGAGCACCTGATGCG GTGTCAAGAGGGGCTGATAGTAGCTCAAACACAAAGGTTTTTGCCTCCAAGAAAT CTGAAaagaaaggcttcaaaggtttgtCTAGCCCACATAGCTCAGGGCATGGAACTAGGACTGTCCAGAAGAGAAGTGCAAAGAAAGTGGCAGGGCGACAGAAAGAATGCTTCATGGAA AGACAAGTGGACAGCAGAGGACCTCATACTCAGCAGCAGCTCAACAGGGAGGAAAAAGTAAACGTAAATGACGGAACAAATCAGGAACTGTTTCCTTTAATACCCCCAGGCTTCAAATCAATCTGTAACGGGCAAG GTTTACTACCCCCAGGCTTCAAATCAATCTGTGACGGGCAAG GTTTACTCGATGGGGAAAAAGTGGATGAGAGACCAAATCAACTACATATTCAGGATGCTGGGAGCTCACAGTGCACCATGGAAAACACTGCATTAAGAAGCTGCTCAGCTGTTGGGACTTCTCTGCACCCACCTTTTCTTTCATGTCAGATCTCTGGTGAGCGTTTTCCGTTCATCAAGACCTCATCCATATGGCATCAAATTGAACCAATGGAAGTGTTTCGGAAGGTACCACAGGAACCCCATTTCCTTCCACTTCAGCAATTTATGCCGGAACTGCGTGAAGGAATGGCTATAGGTCTAATGGTGACATATGCCAGCTTAGTTGAAAGTGTCAAGCGATCATGCATAGAAGATAATATTGAGTTATTTGAAAGAAAGATCAACGCACTTGCCCATTTAGAGGAAAATGGATTTGATGTTAAGTTGCTGCAGCACAGTCTGATGAAATTACTTGAGGCCAAATGGGAGCACACCAAGCATCTTGGACATCTGGACGAGTTGAAAGAATTGGTACCACGGAAGGAGTCTGCCATGTCCCACAAGCATGCATTACTTGTTGAAAAGGAAGGAGCTATATTTCAGCTTGAGCAGAAACTTGAGTGCCTTCGTGGTGAAGCAGAGCAGATTGCAAAGGAGACAAAAGATGAAGATGCAGAGCTCTTGAGGCTGAAAGAGGGAGTTAACATAGCTCAGGAAGCATGTGTTAATGTTGAAGTGCGGTTTCATGACATTCTAGCCGATATGCGTTCGAGACTGCAGCTTTCCGAATGA
- the LOC125551813 gene encoding uncharacterized protein LOC125551813 isoform X4 codes for MPGRSPAPTGRRRRRSRGWSTPSKASRRPQSPPPSSAPPLAQQPPLPPGTEVEVRVDDDGFHGSWFEAKVDSFLPARGRGSRARYTVTYSHLLSDDSGGTLVEPFAPSHIRPRPPPPSNPEPLCLHDIVEAFHNDGWWSGILLAIDPLTAAFPITREVITFQDPHHVRPRRDYVDGQWLPSKVAISVQPKRAVRVYAVGDKVEVVRDRDLYGYSWFPATVAKVIDRLSYLVEYSDLEEEVGGGKAMEYLHCLFIRPDVEHSPRESEFRLGPGAAVEVYCDGAWSPGVVQRAVGEGEYEVSIDGKEGELLLKKVPELLKPQYKWNGKHWRIVSPKRQGNRRQSVSGKRPSSAVEVASNDDENSHHTQSPATKRSRIELPRKKLEELTEGSEHVLESEMDTSLSALRKSLASNFSPKTCSPRSRKNNFQAISRRIVDSCTAPMKGLGVHHASSENPTPQNESRADGIVEVVVQEAPLDMMLSNGQLNSPVCGRIADEAHDMLLIAGLRKQKMDSSCINNAVQKPQESQESPLDVQPLQVKKFSAKHKGGEKGGETHPIQALEGNSDTFNNIQLKGNSNSSCKEIICALTASTCNAPSPLDKQTRAPDAVSRGADSSSNTKVFASKKSEKKGFKGLSSPHSSGHGTRTVQKRSAKKVAGRQKECFMERQVDSRGPHTQQQLNREEKVNVNDGTNQELFPLIPPGFKSICNGQGLLDGEKVDERPNQLHIQDAGSSQCTMENTALRSCSAVGTSLHPPFLSCQISGERFPFIKTSSIWHQIEPMEVFRKVPQEPHFLPLQQFMPELREGMAIGLMVTYASLVESVKRSCIEDNIELFERKINALAHLEENGFDVKLLQHSLMKLLEAKWEHTKHLGHLDELKELVPRKESAMSHKHALLVEKEGAIFQLEQKLECLRGEAEQIAKETKDEDAELLRLKEGVNIAQEACVNVEVRFHDILADMRSRLQLSE; via the exons ATGCCCGGCCGCTCGCCGGCGCCCAccggccgccgccggcgccgcaGCCGAGGCTGGAGCACTCCGTCTAAGGCCTCCCGTCGCCCACAGTCCCCTCCCCCTTCCTCCGCGCCGCCCCTTGCCCAGCAGCCGCCCCTGCCCCCTGGCACCGAGGTCGAGGTCCGCGTCGACGACGACGGCTTCCACGGCTCCTGGTTCGAGGCCAAAGTCGACAGCTTCCTCCCTGCGCGCGGCCGCGGCTCCCGGGCCCGCTACACCGTCACCTACTCCCATCTCCTCTCCGACGACTCCGGCGGTACCCTCGTCGAACCCTTCGCTCCCTCCCACATCCGCCCtcgcccccctcctccctccaACCCGGAGCCTCTCTGCCTCCACGACATCGTCGAGGCCTTCCACAACGACGGATGGTGGTCCGGAATCCTTCTCGCCATTGACCCCCTCACCGCCGCCTTCCCCATCACCCGCGAGGTCATAACCTTCCAGGATCCCCACCACGTCCGCCCTCGCCGCGACTACGTCGACGGCCAGTGGCTCCCGTCCAAGGTCGCCATTTCTGTCCAGCCCAAGCGGGCGGTTAGGGTTTACGCCGTTGGGGACAAGGTGGAGGTGGTGAGGGACCGGGACTTGTATGGCTACTCGTGGTTCCCCGCCACCGTGGCCAAGGTCATTGATAGGCTGAGTTACCTCGTGGAGTACTCCGATCTGGAGGAAGAGGTGGGTGGGGGGAAGGCCATGGAGTACCTGCATTGCCTCTTCATCAGACCAGACGTGGAGCACTCTCCGCGGGAGAGCGAGTTCCGCCTCGGTCCTGGTGCCGCAGTGGAGGTGTACTGTGACGGCGCTTGGTCACCAGGGGTGGTGCAAAGGGCTGTTGGCGAGGGTGAGTACGAGGTTAGCATTGACGGAAAGGAGGGAGAGCTGTTGCTGAAGAAGGTGCCAGAGTTGCTCAAGCCTCAATACAAGTGGAATGGCAAGCATTGGAGGATTGTAAGTCCTAAG AGACAAGGTAATAGGCGGCAGTCTGTATCTGGAAAACGTCCAAGCTCAGCTGTTGAGGTGGCATCCAATGATGATGAAAATAGCCATCATACACAATCTCCAGCCACAAAAAGGTCAAGGATAGAACTGCCACGAAAAAAACTTGAAGAGTTAACTGAAGGTTCTGAACATGTGTTGGAGTCTGAGATGGACACTAGTTTATCTGCACTACGCAAGTCACTAGCAAGCAATTTTTCTCCAAAAACCTGTTCTCCGCGATCTAGAAAAAATAACTTTCAAGCGATTTCACGAAGGATAGTGGATTCTTGTACAGCGCCGATGAAGGGGCTCGGGGTTCATCATGCTTCCTCAGAAAATCCAACACCTCAGAACGAATCAAGAGCAGATGGTATTGTGGAAGTTGTTGTTCAAGAAGCCCCGCTTGACATGATGCTTTCAAATGGTCAGCTTAATTCACCTGTCTGTGGAAGAATTGCTGATGAAGCCCATGATATGCTTTTGATTGCAGGATTAAGAAAACAGAAAATGGATTCCTCTTGCATAAATAATGCTGTCCAGAAACCACAGGAAAGCCAGGAAAGCCCGCTTGATGTCCAGCCACTCCAGGTAAAGAAATTTAGTGCCAAGCATAAAGGTGGGGAAAAAGGCGGGGAAACTCACCCTATTCAAGCACTTGAGGGAAACAGTGACACATTTAATAAC ATTCAGTTGAAAGGTAACAGCAATAGCTCTTGTAAGGAAATTATTTGTGCTTTGACTGCTTCGACGTGCAATGCCCCTTCACCGCTGGATAAGCAGACGAGAGCACCTGATGCG GTGTCAAGAGGGGCTGATAGTAGCTCAAACACAAAGGTTTTTGCCTCCAAGAAAT CTGAAaagaaaggcttcaaaggtttgtCTAGCCCACATAGCTCAGGGCATGGAACTAGGACTGTCCAGAAGAGAAGTGCAAAGAAAGTGGCAGGGCGACAGAAAGAATGCTTCATGGAA AGACAAGTGGACAGCAGAGGACCTCATACTCAGCAGCAGCTCAACAGGGAGGAAAAAGTAAACGTAAATGACGGAACAAATCAGGAACTGTTTCCTTTAATACCCCCAGGCTTCAAATCAATCTGTAACGGGCAAG GTTTACTCGATGGGGAAAAAGTGGATGAGAGACCAAATCAACTACATATTCAGGATGCTGGGAGCTCACAGTGCACCATGGAAAACACTGCATTAAGAAGCTGCTCAGCTGTTGGGACTTCTCTGCACCCACCTTTTCTTTCATGTCAGATCTCTGGTGAGCGTTTTCCGTTCATCAAGACCTCATCCATATGGCATCAAATTGAACCAATGGAAGTGTTTCGGAAGGTACCACAGGAACCCCATTTCCTTCCACTTCAGCAATTTATGCCGGAACTGCGTGAAGGAATGGCTATAGGTCTAATGGTGACATATGCCAGCTTAGTTGAAAGTGTCAAGCGATCATGCATAGAAGATAATATTGAGTTATTTGAAAGAAAGATCAACGCACTTGCCCATTTAGAGGAAAATGGATTTGATGTTAAGTTGCTGCAGCACAGTCTGATGAAATTACTTGAGGCCAAATGGGAGCACACCAAGCATCTTGGACATCTGGACGAGTTGAAAGAATTGGTACCACGGAAGGAGTCTGCCATGTCCCACAAGCATGCATTACTTGTTGAAAAGGAAGGAGCTATATTTCAGCTTGAGCAGAAACTTGAGTGCCTTCGTGGTGAAGCAGAGCAGATTGCAAAGGAGACAAAAGATGAAGATGCAGAGCTCTTGAGGCTGAAAGAGGGAGTTAACATAGCTCAGGAAGCATGTGTTAATGTTGAAGTGCGGTTTCATGACATTCTAGCCGATATGCGTTCGAGACTGCAGCTTTCCGAATGA
- the LOC125551813 gene encoding uncharacterized protein LOC125551813 isoform X3: protein MPGRSPAPTGRRRRRSRGWSTPSKASRRPQSPPPSSAPPLAQQPPLPPGTEVEVRVDDDGFHGSWFEAKVDSFLPARGRGSRARYTVTYSHLLSDDSGGTLVEPFAPSHIRPRPPPPSNPEPLCLHDIVEAFHNDGWWSGILLAIDPLTAAFPITREVITFQDPHHVRPRRDYVDGQWLPSKVAISVQPKRAVRVYAVGDKVEVVRDRDLYGYSWFPATVAKVIDRLSYLVEYSDLEEEVGGGKAMEYLHCLFIRPDVEHSPRESEFRLGPGAAVEVYCDGAWSPGVVQRAVGEGEYEVSIDGKEGELLLKKVPELLKPQYKWNGKHWRIVSPKRQGNRRQSVSGKRPSSAVEVASNDDENSHHTQSPATKRSRIELPRKKLEELTEGSEHVLESEMDTSLSALRKSLASNFSPKTCSPRSRKNNFQAISRRIVDSCTAPMKGLGVHHASSENPTPQNESRADGIVEVVVQEAPLDMMLSNGQLNSPVCGRIADEAHDMLLIAGLRKQKMDSSCINNAVQKPQESQESPLDVQPLQVKKFSAKHKGGEKGGETHPIQALEGNSDTFNNIQLKGNSNSSCKEIICALTASTCNAPSPLDKQTRAPDAVSRGADSSSNTKVFASKKSAEKKGFKGLSSPHSSGHGTRTVQKRSAKKVAGRQKECFMERQVDSRGPHTQQQLNREEKVNVNDGTNQELFPLIPPGFKSICNGQGLLDGEKVDERPNQLHIQDAGSSQCTMENTALRSCSAVGTSLHPPFLSCQISGERFPFIKTSSIWHQIEPMEVFRKVPQEPHFLPLQQFMPELREGMAIGLMVTYASLVESVKRSCIEDNIELFERKINALAHLEENGFDVKLLQHSLMKLLEAKWEHTKHLGHLDELKELVPRKESAMSHKHALLVEKEGAIFQLEQKLECLRGEAEQIAKETKDEDAELLRLKEGVNIAQEACVNVEVRFHDILADMRSRLQLSE from the exons ATGCCCGGCCGCTCGCCGGCGCCCAccggccgccgccggcgccgcaGCCGAGGCTGGAGCACTCCGTCTAAGGCCTCCCGTCGCCCACAGTCCCCTCCCCCTTCCTCCGCGCCGCCCCTTGCCCAGCAGCCGCCCCTGCCCCCTGGCACCGAGGTCGAGGTCCGCGTCGACGACGACGGCTTCCACGGCTCCTGGTTCGAGGCCAAAGTCGACAGCTTCCTCCCTGCGCGCGGCCGCGGCTCCCGGGCCCGCTACACCGTCACCTACTCCCATCTCCTCTCCGACGACTCCGGCGGTACCCTCGTCGAACCCTTCGCTCCCTCCCACATCCGCCCtcgcccccctcctccctccaACCCGGAGCCTCTCTGCCTCCACGACATCGTCGAGGCCTTCCACAACGACGGATGGTGGTCCGGAATCCTTCTCGCCATTGACCCCCTCACCGCCGCCTTCCCCATCACCCGCGAGGTCATAACCTTCCAGGATCCCCACCACGTCCGCCCTCGCCGCGACTACGTCGACGGCCAGTGGCTCCCGTCCAAGGTCGCCATTTCTGTCCAGCCCAAGCGGGCGGTTAGGGTTTACGCCGTTGGGGACAAGGTGGAGGTGGTGAGGGACCGGGACTTGTATGGCTACTCGTGGTTCCCCGCCACCGTGGCCAAGGTCATTGATAGGCTGAGTTACCTCGTGGAGTACTCCGATCTGGAGGAAGAGGTGGGTGGGGGGAAGGCCATGGAGTACCTGCATTGCCTCTTCATCAGACCAGACGTGGAGCACTCTCCGCGGGAGAGCGAGTTCCGCCTCGGTCCTGGTGCCGCAGTGGAGGTGTACTGTGACGGCGCTTGGTCACCAGGGGTGGTGCAAAGGGCTGTTGGCGAGGGTGAGTACGAGGTTAGCATTGACGGAAAGGAGGGAGAGCTGTTGCTGAAGAAGGTGCCAGAGTTGCTCAAGCCTCAATACAAGTGGAATGGCAAGCATTGGAGGATTGTAAGTCCTAAG AGACAAGGTAATAGGCGGCAGTCTGTATCTGGAAAACGTCCAAGCTCAGCTGTTGAGGTGGCATCCAATGATGATGAAAATAGCCATCATACACAATCTCCAGCCACAAAAAGGTCAAGGATAGAACTGCCACGAAAAAAACTTGAAGAGTTAACTGAAGGTTCTGAACATGTGTTGGAGTCTGAGATGGACACTAGTTTATCTGCACTACGCAAGTCACTAGCAAGCAATTTTTCTCCAAAAACCTGTTCTCCGCGATCTAGAAAAAATAACTTTCAAGCGATTTCACGAAGGATAGTGGATTCTTGTACAGCGCCGATGAAGGGGCTCGGGGTTCATCATGCTTCCTCAGAAAATCCAACACCTCAGAACGAATCAAGAGCAGATGGTATTGTGGAAGTTGTTGTTCAAGAAGCCCCGCTTGACATGATGCTTTCAAATGGTCAGCTTAATTCACCTGTCTGTGGAAGAATTGCTGATGAAGCCCATGATATGCTTTTGATTGCAGGATTAAGAAAACAGAAAATGGATTCCTCTTGCATAAATAATGCTGTCCAGAAACCACAGGAAAGCCAGGAAAGCCCGCTTGATGTCCAGCCACTCCAGGTAAAGAAATTTAGTGCCAAGCATAAAGGTGGGGAAAAAGGCGGGGAAACTCACCCTATTCAAGCACTTGAGGGAAACAGTGACACATTTAATAAC ATTCAGTTGAAAGGTAACAGCAATAGCTCTTGTAAGGAAATTATTTGTGCTTTGACTGCTTCGACGTGCAATGCCCCTTCACCGCTGGATAAGCAGACGAGAGCACCTGATGCG GTGTCAAGAGGGGCTGATAGTAGCTCAAACACAAAGGTTTTTGCCTCCAAGAAAT CAGCTGAAaagaaaggcttcaaaggtttgtCTAGCCCACATAGCTCAGGGCATGGAACTAGGACTGTCCAGAAGAGAAGTGCAAAGAAAGTGGCAGGGCGACAGAAAGAATGCTTCATGGAA AGACAAGTGGACAGCAGAGGACCTCATACTCAGCAGCAGCTCAACAGGGAGGAAAAAGTAAACGTAAATGACGGAACAAATCAGGAACTGTTTCCTTTAATACCCCCAGGCTTCAAATCAATCTGTAACGGGCAAG GTTTACTCGATGGGGAAAAAGTGGATGAGAGACCAAATCAACTACATATTCAGGATGCTGGGAGCTCACAGTGCACCATGGAAAACACTGCATTAAGAAGCTGCTCAGCTGTTGGGACTTCTCTGCACCCACCTTTTCTTTCATGTCAGATCTCTGGTGAGCGTTTTCCGTTCATCAAGACCTCATCCATATGGCATCAAATTGAACCAATGGAAGTGTTTCGGAAGGTACCACAGGAACCCCATTTCCTTCCACTTCAGCAATTTATGCCGGAACTGCGTGAAGGAATGGCTATAGGTCTAATGGTGACATATGCCAGCTTAGTTGAAAGTGTCAAGCGATCATGCATAGAAGATAATATTGAGTTATTTGAAAGAAAGATCAACGCACTTGCCCATTTAGAGGAAAATGGATTTGATGTTAAGTTGCTGCAGCACAGTCTGATGAAATTACTTGAGGCCAAATGGGAGCACACCAAGCATCTTGGACATCTGGACGAGTTGAAAGAATTGGTACCACGGAAGGAGTCTGCCATGTCCCACAAGCATGCATTACTTGTTGAAAAGGAAGGAGCTATATTTCAGCTTGAGCAGAAACTTGAGTGCCTTCGTGGTGAAGCAGAGCAGATTGCAAAGGAGACAAAAGATGAAGATGCAGAGCTCTTGAGGCTGAAAGAGGGAGTTAACATAGCTCAGGAAGCATGTGTTAATGTTGAAGTGCGGTTTCATGACATTCTAGCCGATATGCGTTCGAGACTGCAGCTTTCCGAATGA